From a region of the Rhinopithecus roxellana isolate Shanxi Qingling chromosome 8, ASM756505v1, whole genome shotgun sequence genome:
- the LOC104657387 gene encoding olfactory receptor 6P1: protein MRNLSGVHVEEFVLVGFPTTPPLQLLLFVLFFAIYLLTLLENSLIVFTIWLTPSLHRPMYFFLGHLSFLELWYINDTIPRLLAAFLTQDSRVSYVSCMTQLYFFIALACTECVLLAVMAYDRYLAICGPLRYPSLMPSSLATRLAAASWGSGFFSSMMKLLFVSQLSYCGPNIINHFFCDISPLLNLTCSDKEQAELVDYLLALVMILLPLLAVVSSYTAIIAAILRIPTSRGRRKAFSTCATHLAAVVIYYSSTLFTYARPRAMYTFNHNKIISVLYTIIVPSLNPVIYCLRNKEVKDAFRKTVMGRCHYPRDVPD, encoded by the coding sequence ATGAGAAATTTGAGTGGAGTCCATGTCGAAGAGTTTGTCTTGGTGGGTTTCCCTACCACTCCTCCCCTCCAGCTGCTcctctttgtccttttctttgCAATTTACCTTCTGACATTGTTGGAGAATTCACTCATTGTCTTCACAATATGGCTCACTCCAAGCCTTCATCGCCCCATGTACTTTTTCCTTGGCCATCTCTCTTTCCTGGAGCTATGGTACATCAATGACACCATTCCTCGGCTCTTGGCAGCCTTTCTTACCCAGGATAGTAGAGTCTCCTATGTAAGTTGCATGACACAACTCTACTTCTTTATTGCCTTAGCCTGTACTGAATGTGTGCTGTTGGCAGTTATGGCCTATGACCGCTACCTGGCCATCTGTGGACCCCTCCGTTACCCTAGTCTCATGCCTTCCAGTCTGGCCACTCGCCTTGCTGCTGCCTCTTGGGGCAGTGGCTTCTTCAGCTCCATGATGAAGCTTCTTTTCGTTTCCCAATTGTCCTACTGTGGACCCAACATTATCAATCACTTTTTCTGTGATATTTCCCCACTACTCAACCTCACCTGCTCTGACAAGGAGCAAGCAGAGCTAGTAGACTACCTTCTGGCCCTGGTGATGATTCTACTCCCTCTGTTGGCTGTGGTTTCATCATACACTGCCATCATTGCAGCCATCCTGAGGATCCCTACTTCCAGGGGACGCCGCAAAGCCTTTTCCACTTGTGCCACTCATCTGGCAGCAGTTGTTATCTACTACTCCTCCACTCTCTTCACCTATGCACGGCCCCGGGCCATGTACACCTTCAACCACAACAAGATTATCTCTGTGCTCTACACTATAATTGTACCATCCCTCAACCCAGTCATATACTGCCTGAGGAACAAGGAGGTGAAGGATGCCTTCAGGAAGACAGTGATGGGCAGATGTCACTATCCTAGGGATGTTCCAGACTGA